From Numida meleagris isolate 19003 breed g44 Domestic line chromosome 4, NumMel1.0, whole genome shotgun sequence, the proteins below share one genomic window:
- the FASTKD5 gene encoding FAST kinase domain-containing protein 5, mitochondrial, protein MATVLIRRRFPRLSRVTTFLTTAKCKAEGGRNESKQKEENPETPTSRPESAATIQLLDPSDYRVLYNPSAYAKSRAASQQRAARSCSQALADDSTSAGTTRVQHSFTTTSAQALPPVRNALPKPRQHLKRTVPALLSAAQTKKEEAEVEQAEMHDSKEDPRVFQQGRPEYKSLSYDKFEPIETLPSEEGDSILHSVPVSEGSHSPGAVTDYFCKLSRLPVERHAELMTDHRFNTLCCRAVENIQSFSTSELIDILKACVRLAVPPTHPVLNACENEFCRRVWDMDLDQLLLVADCWRCLGRSVPSYLSILYSYANMHWKELTLPQFVQLVYIIGEGRRSPADLVQKLESVILKYLDSCTLEEVGSICLGLFKSISGISDHVMRKIADRVSLEMEDISTYALVNVLKMLRYTRMDHLPLLRKLGKVAPARIPTTNIQGIMHITLSCSSLHYYDEGILAAVATSLPSKVSYCRSKDAAKFLWSFGCLDYEPPNEEEFYSCLIEQMLRKRHEFEKFPEHLLTGLLGLAFVKRFPEELIDYALRDEFVQKVRGSKYELRKDLFTLGKSVEIECPGYQGSRLAPQLYEEMTEMVLNFAEQEIYVRPEIVEAVSLLECVLGGPEYVKNHMILPHTRSSDLEVHLAADGRPIPFNSSDTVADKKLKDIGVSLTDDLMAQLIKGKSNSQSPAGVETEAAALGQEWHKAQAPCASFLGGPIITDTGLQVPAPSGSCPEASPSLVPQQQPQVVRLAIQVSNRNHYCYLSKRLLGLHCLKRRQLRQLGYVVVELPFWEWFPLLKRTRSEKLSYLHYKVFNPTLLSGAG, encoded by the coding sequence ATGGCTACGGTGTTAATACGCCGAAGATTTCCAAGGCTGAGCAGGGTGACTACATTTTTGACTACAGCCAAATGCAAGGCCGAGGGCGGAAGGAACGAAAgtaagcagaaggaagagaacCCAGAAACACCCACCAGCAGACCCGAATCCGCAGCCACAATCCAGTTGCTGGATCCTTCGGACTACAGAGTATTGTATAATCCCTCTGCCTATgccaagagcagagctgcctcccagcagcgtgctgctaggagctgcagccaggctcTTGCTGACGATTCCACCAGCGCTGGCACCACGCGGGTTCAGCATTCATTCACCACCACCTCTGCTCAAGCTTTGCCACCTGTCAGGAATGCCCTGCCAAAGCCCAGACAGCACCTCAAGCGGACCGTaccagcactgctctctgcagcacagaccaagaaggaggaggcagaagtGGAACAAGCAGAGATGCATGACTCCAAGGAGGACCCTCGCGTGTTCCAGCAAGGGAGACCTGAGTACAAATCTCTCAGCTATGATAAGTTTGAGCCGATAGAGACTCTCCCTTCAGAAGAAGGTGACTCGATTTTGCACAGCGTACCCGTATCCGagggcagccacagcccaggAGCTGTCACGGATTATTTTTGCAAGCTGAGTCGTTTGCCAGTGGAACGACACGCCGAGCTGATGACTGACCACAGGTTTAACACGCTGTGTTGCCGTGCTGTTGAAAACATCCAGTCGTTCAGCACCTCAGAACTCATTGACATCTTAAAGGCCTGCGTTCGTTTGGCTGTTCCACCCACCCACCCTGTGCTGAACGCCTGCGAGAATGAATTCTGCCGGCGCGTGTGGGACATGGACCTggaccagctgctgctggtggcagatTGCTGGCGCTGCCTGGGGCGCAGCGTGCCTTCCTACCTGAGCATTTTGTACAGCTATGCCAACATGCACTGGAAAGAGCTCACTTTGCCCCAGTTCGTTCAGCTTGTTTATATCATCGGCGAAGGCCGCAGGTCGCCCGCAGACTTGGTGCAGAAGCTGGAGAGTGTGATTTTGAAGTACTTGGATTCCTGCACCTTGGAGGAGGTGGGCTCTATTTGCTTAGGGCTCTTCAAATCCATCAGTGGTATCTCTGACCACGTCATGAGAAAAATTGCAGACAGGGTCTCCCTGGAGATGGAAGATATCAGCACTTACGCTCTAGTGAACGTGCTTAAAATGCTCCGCTACACTCGCATGGATCACCTGCCCCTCCTGAGGAAACTTGGGAAAGTTGCTCCCGCTCGAATTCCTACAACGAACATCCAGGGGATCATGCACATAACTCTTAGCTGTTCATCCCTGCACTACTACGATGAAGGCATTTTGGCTGCTGTCGCCACGTCTTTGCCTTCCAAAGTGTCTTACTGCCGCAGCAAGGATGCTGCCAAGTTCTTGTGGTCGTTTGGATGCCTGGACTACGAACCTCCAAACGAGGAAGAGTTTTACTCCTGCCTGATAGAGCAGATGCTTAGAAAACGCCACGAATTTGAGAAGTTTCCCGAGCATCTCCTTACTGGCTTGCTCGGCCTTGCATTTGTCAAACGCTTCCCCGAGGAGCTGATAGACTATGCTTTGAGGGATGAGTTTGTCCAAAAAGTGAGAGGCAGTAAATACGAACTCAGAAAGGACCTGTTCACACTCGGTAAGAGCGTCGAAATTGAGTGCCCGGGCTACCAAGGCAGCCGTCTTGCACCTCAGCTTTACGAAGAGATGACTGAGATGGTTTTGAATTTCGCGGAGCAGGAAATCTACGTCAGGCCTGAAATTGTGGAAGCCGTGTCTCTTCTCGAGTGCGTGTTAGGTGGTCCTGAGTATGTGAAGAACCACATGATTTTGCCTCACACCAGGTCCAGTGACCTGGAGGTTCATTTGGCCGCGGATGGACGTCCCATCCCTTTCAACTCAAGTGACACCGTTGCAGATAAGAAGCTTAAAGACATTGGAGTTAGTTTAACAGATGACCTAATGGCTCAGCTTATCAAAGGGAAATCTAACAGCCAGTCACCTGCAGGGGTGGAAACcgaagctgcagctctgggacaGGAGTGGCACAAAGCACAAGCACCATGTGCATCATTTTTGGGTGGACCCATTATCACAGACACCGGATTGCAAGTCCCTGCTCCATCAGGGAGCTGCCCTGAGGCCTCCCCTTCTCTTGTGCCCCAGCAACAGCCCCAGGTTGTAAGGCTGGCCATCCAAGTGTCCAACCGCAACCACTACTGCTACTTGTCCAAGCGGCTCTTGGGGCTGCACTGCCTGAAGAGGAGgcagctgaggcagctgggctaCGTGGTGGTGGAGCTTCCCTTCTGGGAGTGGTTCCCCCTGCTCAAACGCACGCGCTCGGAGAAACTGAGCTACCTCCATTACAAGGTGTTCAACCCAACGCTGCTCAGCGGGGCCGGCTGA